From the genome of Sphingobacterium kitahiroshimense, one region includes:
- a CDS encoding SDR family oxidoreductase: MKILLTGATGYIAQRLLPVLLDKKHQVVCCVRDVNRFDRSKYEGFDFELIEVDFLKNDFLDQIPQDIDVAYYLMHSMSSSENDFTEAELTVAANFKASIEQTNIKQVIFLSGIVNSKELSKHLQSRLNVEERLQSHHYALTTLRAGIIVGSGSASFEIIRDLVEKLPVMIAPKWLKTRCQPIGIRDVLSFLEGVLMKEFTFNRTYDIGGPDVMTYKDMLLRFAQVRKLKRWIITVPVMTPKLSSYWLYFVTSTSFPLASSLVESMRVDVIAKPNDLQEKINVKPMRYEQAIELAFGKIEQNQVISSWRDALNIERYPNSFVKLIEVPQDGCFKDVRSMKVDDVDLALRNIWSIGGKTGWYYADWLWGIRGFLDKLVGGVGLQRGRTNSDTLSTGSVIDFWRVILADKKERRLLLYAEMKLPGEAWLEFKIDQDDTFTQTATFRPLGISGRLYWYSVLPFHAFIFKGMMQNIAKKTTKKM; this comes from the coding sequence ATGAAAATACTATTGACAGGAGCCACGGGTTATATTGCTCAACGCTTACTTCCAGTCTTGCTTGACAAAAAACATCAAGTTGTATGCTGTGTTCGTGATGTGAATCGCTTTGATAGGAGCAAATATGAAGGTTTTGATTTTGAACTGATAGAGGTCGACTTTTTGAAGAATGATTTTTTGGATCAAATTCCGCAGGATATTGATGTCGCTTACTATCTGATGCATTCGATGTCATCCTCAGAAAACGATTTTACAGAGGCCGAACTTACTGTAGCTGCTAATTTTAAAGCAAGTATCGAACAAACAAATATTAAACAAGTTATTTTTTTAAGTGGTATTGTTAATAGCAAAGAGCTTTCAAAACACCTGCAATCACGTTTAAATGTTGAAGAACGTTTACAATCGCACCATTATGCTTTAACTACTTTAAGAGCTGGAATTATCGTAGGGTCGGGTAGTGCGAGTTTCGAGATCATAAGAGACTTGGTCGAGAAGCTACCGGTTATGATTGCTCCGAAATGGTTAAAAACAAGGTGCCAGCCAATTGGCATTCGTGATGTCCTCTCATTTTTAGAAGGAGTGCTTATGAAGGAATTTACCTTTAATAGAACCTATGATATCGGTGGGCCTGATGTAATGACATATAAGGACATGCTACTCCGTTTCGCACAAGTGCGAAAACTTAAACGCTGGATCATTACCGTTCCTGTCATGACACCCAAGTTATCTTCTTATTGGCTATATTTTGTTACCTCTACTTCGTTTCCATTAGCCAGTAGTTTAGTTGAGAGTATGCGGGTAGATGTAATAGCAAAACCTAATGATCTACAGGAAAAAATTAATGTAAAACCTATGCGTTATGAACAAGCTATTGAATTGGCCTTTGGTAAGATCGAACAAAATCAAGTCATATCGAGCTGGCGAGATGCACTGAATATAGAAAGGTATCCCAACAGCTTTGTTAAACTTATTGAAGTTCCGCAAGACGGGTGTTTTAAAGATGTCAGATCAATGAAAGTGGATGATGTGGATCTTGCCTTGCGTAATATTTGGTCAATAGGAGGGAAAACAGGATGGTATTATGCAGATTGGTTATGGGGTATTCGTGGATTTTTGGATAAACTTGTTGGCGGGGTTGGTTTACAAAGAGGAAGAACAAATTCAGATACGTTGTCTACAGGCAGTGTCATTGATTTTTGGAGAGTAATTCTTGCAGATAAAAAAGAACGTAGACTACTGTTATATGCCGAAATGAAATTGCCAGGAGAGGCCTGGTTAGAATTTAAGATTGATCAAGATGATACG
- a CDS encoding cold-shock protein, which yields MQEGTVKFFNVTKGFGFITPSNGGQDVFVHSTGLLDDIRENERVTYEVENGQKGVNAFNVRVAR from the coding sequence ATGCAAGAAGGAACAGTAAAATTCTTTAACGTTACCAAAGGTTTCGGTTTTATTACACCATCAAATGGTGGTCAAGATGTATTTGTACATTCAACAGGTTTACTAGATGACATCCGTGAAAACGAGCGTGTTACTTATGAAGTAGAAAACGGTCAAAAAGGTGTTAACGCATTCAATGTACGCGTAGCAAGATAA
- a CDS encoding lmo0937 family membrane protein: MGNILYTIAVILIIIWAISFFGGFFTGGIIHILLVIAIIVILLRVIRGGV; the protein is encoded by the coding sequence ATGGGAAATATATTATACACAATCGCCGTAATTTTGATAATTATTTGGGCGATCAGTTTTTTTGGAGGATTTTTTACTGGTGGGATTATTCATATTCTATTAGTGATTGCCATCATCGTTATTTTATTGCGTGTTATCCGAGGGGGTGTTTAA
- a CDS encoding ferritin-like domain-containing protein: MAKKNKDGEMPNAHLHELFVDELKDILGAEKQLLKGLKKLADGAHSDSLKEAFKTHYKQTEGQIERLKAVFSSLDMTARGKKCKAMEGLLNEADEILEEFQDSPEVLDAALIAAAQKVEHYEIATYGCLVTYAKLMEHSEAEELLAATLAEEKDTDVLLTEIAMSEANLGAAK, translated from the coding sequence ATGGCTAAAAAAAACAAAGATGGCGAAATGCCAAATGCGCACTTACATGAATTATTTGTAGATGAGTTGAAAGATATTCTGGGTGCGGAAAAGCAACTGCTTAAAGGTTTAAAAAAGTTAGCAGACGGAGCTCATAGTGATAGTTTAAAAGAAGCATTTAAAACGCACTATAAACAGACAGAAGGGCAGATTGAAAGATTAAAAGCGGTATTCTCGAGTCTGGATATGACCGCTCGTGGTAAAAAATGTAAAGCGATGGAAGGCCTATTAAACGAGGCTGATGAAATTTTGGAAGAATTCCAGGATAGCCCTGAAGTACTGGATGCTGCTTTGATCGCCGCTGCACAAAAGGTGGAGCATTACGAGATTGCAACCTATGGTTGTCTTGTTACTTATGCGAAATTGATGGAACACAGTGAAGCAGAAGAACTGTTAGCGGCTACATTAGCGGAGGAAAAGGATACAGATGTATTATTGACTGAAATTGCAATGAGCGAAGCTAATCTCGGAGCAGCAAAATAA
- a CDS encoding DMT family transporter, whose protein sequence is MKKSYLRLHIAVILAGFTGVFGKLISLNEGLLVWYRVLLSAIILFFVLKFFKKDIKQSMPEKLTVSSVGMLITIHWIFFYASIKYANISIGVVCYCLTSLFTAIFEPLINKKPFSVPQLLLSCLTLLGISLIFHFDSSYQLGIWLGVISAAFAALYTVFNERLVKKHDSIVINYYQMVGGTIGLGILLPFYLYFFPVTTLLPSTTDLLYLLLLAAFCTVTLYVLFAEVLRVIPAFTVNLSFNLEPIYSIILAFIFFNEGKEVNTSFYLGCAFVMLSVILQSVFSKPKQV, encoded by the coding sequence ATGAAAAAATCATATTTACGCTTACACATTGCTGTTATATTAGCCGGTTTTACGGGAGTTTTTGGTAAATTAATATCCTTAAACGAGGGTTTATTAGTGTGGTACCGAGTACTTTTATCAGCAATTATATTGTTCTTTGTTTTAAAGTTTTTTAAAAAAGATATCAAGCAGTCGATGCCCGAAAAACTTACTGTAAGTTCTGTAGGCATGTTAATTACCATCCATTGGATATTTTTCTATGCCAGTATAAAATATGCAAACATATCAATCGGAGTGGTCTGTTACTGTTTGACAAGCTTATTTACAGCAATTTTCGAACCTCTGATCAACAAAAAACCTTTTTCAGTCCCACAGCTTTTATTAAGTTGCCTAACTTTATTAGGCATCAGTTTAATATTTCATTTTGATTCATCTTATCAGCTTGGGATATGGCTTGGAGTTATATCAGCCGCATTTGCAGCATTGTATACTGTATTTAATGAGCGGTTGGTAAAAAAGCATGATAGCATCGTCATCAATTACTATCAAATGGTAGGAGGGACAATCGGTTTGGGAATACTATTACCATTTTATCTCTATTTTTTTCCAGTGACAACGTTGCTTCCTTCTACAACAGATCTACTCTACCTATTATTGCTAGCCGCTTTTTGTACCGTCACGTTGTATGTCCTGTTTGCGGAAGTTTTACGGGTAATACCTGCCTTTACGGTTAATTTAAGCTTCAATTTAGAACCTATTTATTCCATAATCTTAGCATTTATATTTTTTAATGAGGGTAAAGAGGTCAATACTTCGTTTTATTTAGGTTGTGCTTTTGTTATGTTATCTGTTATCTTACAGAGTGTATTTTCAAAACCAAAGCAGGTCTAA